One segment of Solanum stenotomum isolate F172 chromosome 1, ASM1918654v1, whole genome shotgun sequence DNA contains the following:
- the LOC125862330 gene encoding wax ester synthase/diacylglycerol acyltransferase 11-like isoform X1 — MECGGKKMVLKSIRTSKKLDGDDEEEAILLSPGSRMFHEPNYNIHIIAIMGWKIPLDINSLKAQIPSKLLKHPRFSSLQVMDESGEMRWVPTTVNIDDHVIVPQLDVNNNNMDTDKLVEQYISNLSTTSIDISKPLWDIHILNVKTSHAEATSIFRFHHSLGDGIALMSLLLSCFRKTSDPTSLPTLPVSSKNKSNSKNIRSLIWQYIVKLWLLIRLLFNTVVDVLLFIATALFLKDSQSPFTVAKGFNKKHSTGQRFIYRTVSLDDIKFIKNATNATINDVILGITQAALSRYINRKYDVEGKMKEQMRCRATVLVNLRPALGVQAVAEMIEKNAIVIQGNCFGFVIIPLDIAQLQNPLDYVHKAKISMDRKKRSLESQCTFYILQLFLNLFGFKGATKLAKRVPSQTTLAFSNVAGPLEEVSFSGHPLAFLAPTCYGQPTGLMVHACSYAKKLTFAITVDEGMISDPNQLGDDFVHSFISINEAALSKFRTKVD, encoded by the exons ATGGAGTGTGGTGGAAAGAAAATGGTTCTCAAGTCTATACGAACATCAAAGAAATTAGATGGTGATGACGAAGAAGAAGCAATATTATTGAGTCCAGGTTCTCGAATGTTCCATGAACCTAACTACAATATTCACATTATAGCAATCATGGGTTGGAAAATACCACTAGATATTAACTCTCTCAAAGCCCAAATACCAAGCAAGTTGCTTAAACATCCACGCTTCTCCAGTTTGCAG GTCATGGATGAGAGTGGAGAAATGAGATGGGTTCCGACAACGGTGAATATAGATGATCATGTCATAGTACCCCAGCTGgatgttaataataataatatggacACAGACAAGTTGGTCGAACAGTATATATCAAACCTAAGCACGACAAGTATTGACATATCGAAACCTCTATGGGATATTCACATACTTAACGTGAAAACATCCCATGCTGAGGCAACTTCTATTTTCCGTTTTCACCATTCTCTTGGAGATGGAATTGCCCTTATGTCCCTCTTACTCTCTTGTTTTCGAAAAACATCGGATCCTACTTCTTTGCCTACACTTCCAGTTTCTTCGAAGAACAAATCGAATAGTAAAAATATTAGGTCCTTGATATGGCAGTACATTGTGAAGTTGTGGCTATTAATCAGGCTTTTGTTCAATACAGTTGTTGATGTTTTGCTTTTTATAGCGACTGCTCTATTCTTGAAGGATTCTCAATCACCTTTTACAGTTGCAAAAGGATTTAACAAAAAGCACTCTACTGGCCAGAGATTTATCTATCGGACTGTTAGCTTGGAtgatattaaatttataaaaaatgcgACAAATGCT ACGATTAACGACGTTATTTTGGGAATAACACAAGCGGCTTTGTCTCGTTATATCAACCGAAAATACG ATGTTGAAGGCAAGATGAAAGAACAAATGAGATGCAGAGCCACTGTTCTAGTGAATCTGAGACCAGCTTTGGGAGTTCAA GCCGTAGCAGAAATGATTGAGAAGAATGCGATAGTAATACAAGGAAATTGTTTTGGCTTTGTCATAATTCCTTTAGATATAGCTCAATTACAAAATCCTCTGGATTATGTTCACAAAGCTAAGATATCAATGGATCGAAAAAAGCGTTCTCTTGAGTCTCAATGTACCTTTTACATTTTACAGCTTTTCCTCAACTTGTTTGGCTTTAAG GGTGCAACAAAACTTGCTAAAAGAGTTCCATCTCAAACAACACTAGCTTTTTCAAACGTAGCTGGTCCACTTGAAGAAGTTTCTTTCTCAGGCCATCCATTGGCATTCCTTGCCCCTACATGCTATGGCCAGCCCACT GGGCTAATGGTTCATGCGTGTAGCTATGCGAAGAAGTTAACATTTGCTATAACAGTTGATGAAGGAATGATTTCAGATCCTAACCAGCTTGGTGATGATTTTGTCCATTCATTTATAAGCATCAACGAGGCTGCTCTTTCAAAATTCAGAACCAAAGTTGATTAG
- the LOC125862330 gene encoding wax ester synthase/diacylglycerol acyltransferase 11-like isoform X2 — MECGGKKMVLKSIRTSKKLDGDDEEEAILLSPGSRMFHEPNYNIHIIAIMGWKIPLDINSLKAQIPSKLLKHPRFSSLQVMDESGEMRWVPTTVNIDDHVIVPQLDVNNNNMDTDKLVEQYISNLSTTSIDISKPLWDIHILNVKTSHAEATSIFRFHHSLGDGIALMSLLLSCFRKTSDPTSLPTLPVSSKNKSNSKNIRSLIWQYIVKLWLLIRLLFNTVVDVLLFIATALFLKDSQSPFTVAKGFNKKHSTGQRFIYRTVSLDDIKFIKNATNATINDVILGITQAALSRYINRKYDVEGKMKEQMRCRATVLVNLRPALGVQAVAEMIEKNAILFLNLFGFKGATKLAKRVPSQTTLAFSNVAGPLEEVSFSGHPLAFLAPTCYGQPTGLMVHACSYAKKLTFAITVDEGMISDPNQLGDDFVHSFISINEAALSKFRTKVD; from the exons ATGGAGTGTGGTGGAAAGAAAATGGTTCTCAAGTCTATACGAACATCAAAGAAATTAGATGGTGATGACGAAGAAGAAGCAATATTATTGAGTCCAGGTTCTCGAATGTTCCATGAACCTAACTACAATATTCACATTATAGCAATCATGGGTTGGAAAATACCACTAGATATTAACTCTCTCAAAGCCCAAATACCAAGCAAGTTGCTTAAACATCCACGCTTCTCCAGTTTGCAG GTCATGGATGAGAGTGGAGAAATGAGATGGGTTCCGACAACGGTGAATATAGATGATCATGTCATAGTACCCCAGCTGgatgttaataataataatatggacACAGACAAGTTGGTCGAACAGTATATATCAAACCTAAGCACGACAAGTATTGACATATCGAAACCTCTATGGGATATTCACATACTTAACGTGAAAACATCCCATGCTGAGGCAACTTCTATTTTCCGTTTTCACCATTCTCTTGGAGATGGAATTGCCCTTATGTCCCTCTTACTCTCTTGTTTTCGAAAAACATCGGATCCTACTTCTTTGCCTACACTTCCAGTTTCTTCGAAGAACAAATCGAATAGTAAAAATATTAGGTCCTTGATATGGCAGTACATTGTGAAGTTGTGGCTATTAATCAGGCTTTTGTTCAATACAGTTGTTGATGTTTTGCTTTTTATAGCGACTGCTCTATTCTTGAAGGATTCTCAATCACCTTTTACAGTTGCAAAAGGATTTAACAAAAAGCACTCTACTGGCCAGAGATTTATCTATCGGACTGTTAGCTTGGAtgatattaaatttataaaaaatgcgACAAATGCT ACGATTAACGACGTTATTTTGGGAATAACACAAGCGGCTTTGTCTCGTTATATCAACCGAAAATACG ATGTTGAAGGCAAGATGAAAGAACAAATGAGATGCAGAGCCACTGTTCTAGTGAATCTGAGACCAGCTTTGGGAGTTCAA GCCGTAGCAGAAATGATTGAGAAGAATGCGATA CTTTTCCTCAACTTGTTTGGCTTTAAG GGTGCAACAAAACTTGCTAAAAGAGTTCCATCTCAAACAACACTAGCTTTTTCAAACGTAGCTGGTCCACTTGAAGAAGTTTCTTTCTCAGGCCATCCATTGGCATTCCTTGCCCCTACATGCTATGGCCAGCCCACT GGGCTAATGGTTCATGCGTGTAGCTATGCGAAGAAGTTAACATTTGCTATAACAGTTGATGAAGGAATGATTTCAGATCCTAACCAGCTTGGTGATGATTTTGTCCATTCATTTATAAGCATCAACGAGGCTGCTCTTTCAAAATTCAGAACCAAAGTTGATTAG
- the LOC125862423 gene encoding uncharacterized protein LOC125862423, whose product MAWSPKYAANAYLDTLKLCGKHKQVCNSCTGTQEPECNEFLSALAAGMSAKLIVEVTTEGSPSTVALAAAARQTGGKLVCIIPEPILDKTQKVIQETGLNDMVEFKTGDPVEILHNYENIDFSLVDRKTNDYEMLMEKLDVNPRRSVVVTNNVQGRKGIGGHLKKVENKVKVRSLQHPIGKGLQVTMIGKSTEFGKKENRSKSGCYSHLIRGGENKNGHVVKKGDKSKWVFVVDEKSGEEHIYRMPKSSAP is encoded by the exons ATGGCCTGGTCCCCAAAATATGCTGCCAATGCATATCTTGACACCCTCAAATTG TGTGGCAAACACAAGCAGGTGTGCAATTCATGTACGGGAACACAAGAACCAGAGTGCAATGAATTCCTATCAGCATTAGCAGCTGGAATGAGCGCTAAGCTAATAGTGGAAGTCACAACAGAAGGCTCACCCTCAACCGTAGCCTTAGCAGCCGCAGCTCGTCAAACAGGAGGCAAATTAGTCTGCATTATACCCGAACCAATACTCGACAAAACACaaaaagtaattcaagaaacaGGGCTAAATGACATGGTAGAATTCAAAACAGGGGACCCTGTTGAAATCTTACACAACTACGAGAACATCGATTTCTCATTAGTAGATCGCAAGACAAATGATTACGAGATGTTGATGGAGAAACTTGACGTTAATCCAAGAAGATCAGTCGTCGTTACGAATAATGTACAAGGGAGAAAAGGAATAGGAGGACATTTGAAGAAAGTGGAGAATAAAGTAAAGGTAAGATCACTACAACATCCAATTGGTAAAGGATTACAAGTTACAATGATTGGTAAAAGCACAGAGTTTgggaaaaaggaaaataggAGCAAATCAGGATGTTATTCTCATTTAATTAGAGGTGGAGAGAATAAAAATGGACATGTAGTGAAAAAGGGTGATAAGAGCAAATGGgtttttgttgttgatgaaaaaaGTGGTGAAGAACATATTTATAGGATGCCAAAATCATCTGCACCTTAA